From Microbacterium sp. YJN-G, a single genomic window includes:
- the dnaG gene encoding DNA primase — translation MPRIRQSDVEEVKSRTNIADIVGERVALKSAGVGSMKGLCPFHDEKSPSFHVRPQVGFYHCFGCGASGDVYSFLRELDHVSFTEAVERLAGRIGYALHYEDGGAAPETSGRSRLYAANTAAAEYFRGQLLSPEAETARRFLGERGFDAGAAAHFGVGYAPRGWDNMLKALNAQGFTRDELSTAGLVSTGQRGVYDRFRGRLIWPIRDVTGQTIGFGARKLYDDDQGPKYLNTPETPLYKKTQVLYGLDLAKRDIARGDPRRVVVVEGYTDVMACHLAGVTTAIATCGTAFAAEHIKVLRRVMGDDSAAGEVVFTFDGDEAGQKAALRAFSEDSRFTAQTFVAVAPDGLDPCDLRLTRGDAAVRGLMDAKVPMFEFAIDRKLAGYDLSTVEGQVGALRAAAPIVAEIRDELLRPGYERVLARRLGMDPTAVHQQVQRAARGASDSARDAREPQRAQHPAADAGDGQTATRVRLADLPRTADVAIERDALMGALQYGHRIDQDMLARALSEPFRHPALEAVRESVAAVGDRTRVGWATTAADAVREPYRSLAGELLMMPFPARDEEGAVASAADLCRRLIVRAIDREKNELLGAVQRVAADSDGGRALRMRLRDLDAERLRFAES, via the coding sequence ATGCCCCGCATCCGGCAGTCCGACGTCGAAGAGGTCAAATCCCGCACGAACATCGCCGACATCGTCGGCGAGCGCGTGGCGCTGAAGTCCGCCGGCGTCGGGTCGATGAAGGGGCTGTGCCCCTTCCACGACGAGAAGAGCCCGAGCTTCCACGTCCGCCCGCAGGTGGGCTTCTACCACTGCTTCGGATGCGGTGCCTCCGGCGACGTCTACTCGTTCCTGCGTGAGCTCGACCATGTCAGCTTCACCGAGGCCGTCGAGCGCCTCGCGGGCCGCATCGGCTACGCGCTGCACTACGAGGACGGCGGCGCCGCCCCCGAGACGAGCGGCCGCAGCCGCCTGTACGCGGCGAACACCGCGGCGGCCGAGTACTTCCGCGGGCAGCTGCTCAGCCCTGAGGCCGAGACGGCGCGGCGCTTCCTCGGCGAGCGGGGCTTCGACGCGGGAGCCGCTGCGCACTTCGGCGTCGGCTACGCGCCGCGCGGCTGGGACAACATGCTCAAGGCGCTGAACGCACAGGGCTTCACGCGCGACGAGCTCAGCACGGCGGGCCTCGTCTCGACGGGACAGCGCGGGGTGTACGACCGCTTCCGCGGACGCCTGATCTGGCCGATCCGCGATGTCACCGGGCAGACCATCGGCTTCGGGGCACGCAAGCTCTACGACGACGATCAGGGGCCGAAGTACCTGAACACCCCCGAGACGCCGCTGTACAAGAAGACGCAGGTGCTCTACGGGCTCGACCTCGCCAAGCGCGACATCGCCCGCGGCGACCCGCGGCGGGTCGTCGTCGTCGAGGGGTACACGGATGTGATGGCCTGCCACCTGGCCGGGGTGACCACGGCGATCGCGACCTGCGGCACGGCGTTCGCCGCCGAGCACATCAAGGTGCTGCGCCGCGTGATGGGCGACGACTCGGCGGCCGGCGAGGTGGTCTTCACCTTCGACGGCGACGAGGCGGGGCAGAAGGCGGCGCTGCGAGCGTTCTCCGAGGACTCGCGGTTCACCGCACAGACCTTCGTCGCGGTGGCCCCGGACGGCCTCGACCCCTGCGACCTGCGCCTCACACGCGGTGATGCGGCCGTGCGCGGGCTGATGGACGCCAAGGTGCCGATGTTCGAGTTCGCGATCGACCGCAAGCTCGCAGGCTACGACCTGTCGACCGTCGAAGGGCAGGTGGGCGCGCTGCGCGCCGCCGCGCCCATCGTGGCCGAGATCCGCGACGAGCTGCTGCGGCCGGGCTACGAGCGCGTCCTCGCGCGGCGTCTGGGCATGGACCCCACCGCCGTGCATCAGCAGGTGCAGCGCGCCGCGCGCGGAGCATCCGACTCCGCTCGCGATGCGCGCGAGCCGCAGCGTGCGCAGCATCCCGCCGCGGATGCCGGCGACGGCCAGACCGCGACCCGCGTGCGGCTCGCCGATCTGCCTCGCACAGCCGACGTCGCGATCGAACGCGACGCGCTCATGGGGGCGCTGCAGTACGGTCACCGCATCGACCAGGACATGCTCGCCAGGGCGCTGTCCGAGCCGTTCCGGCATCCGGCCCTTGAGGCCGTACGCGAGTCGGTCGCCGCGGTCGGCGACCGCACCCGGGTCGGCTGGGCCACGACGGCGGCGGATGCCGTGCGCGAGCCGTATCGCAGCCTCGCGGGCGAACTGCTGATGATGCCGTTCCCCGCCCGCGACGAGGAGGGCGCGGTGGCCTCGGCCGCCGACCTGTGCCGGCGCCTCATCGTGCGTGCGATCGACCGGGAGAAGAACGAGCTGCTGGGTGCCGTGCAGCGCGTGGCCGCCGACTCCGACGGCGGGCGGGCGCTGCGGATGCGACTGCGCGACCTCGACGCGGAGCGGCTGCGGTTCGCCGAGTCGTGA
- the def gene encoding peptide deformylase, protein MAVLPIRIMGDPVLHSPASEVTEITDEVRTLVADMYETMDLAPGVGLAAPQVGVPQRIYVYSYVDDDDRPWRGEIINPELWMTPPEPGSPDPDEESEGCLSFPGERFPLRRSDRVLVTGVDLSGEPVRIEVDGWRARIMQHEFDHLDGILYVDRLSDGDWKTVQKIARKRGWTRGGASWTPGVDDLEG, encoded by the coding sequence GTGGCTGTTCTTCCGATCCGCATCATGGGCGACCCCGTTCTGCACTCCCCCGCATCCGAGGTGACCGAGATCACCGACGAGGTGCGCACGCTGGTGGCCGACATGTACGAGACGATGGATCTCGCCCCCGGCGTCGGCCTGGCGGCCCCTCAGGTGGGCGTGCCGCAGCGCATCTACGTGTACTCGTACGTGGATGACGACGACCGCCCATGGCGCGGAGAGATCATCAACCCCGAACTGTGGATGACCCCGCCCGAGCCCGGCTCCCCCGACCCGGACGAGGAGTCCGAGGGCTGCCTGTCGTTCCCCGGCGAGCGATTCCCGCTGCGCCGCTCCGACCGCGTGCTGGTGACCGGCGTCGACCTGTCCGGCGAGCCGGTCCGCATCGAGGTCGACGGCTGGCGTGCGCGCATCATGCAGCACGAGTTCGATCACCTCGACGGCATCCTGTACGTCGACCGTCTGTCGGACGGCGACTGGAAGACCGTGCAGAAGATCGCCCGCAAGCGCGGCTGGACCCGCGGCGGCGCGAGCTGGACGCCCGGCGTGGACGACCTCGAGGGGTGA
- a CDS encoding deoxyguanosinetriphosphate triphosphohydrolase — MVAEPSARVPAGYDQHDAERFFSETHRSERDDFSRDRARVLHSAALRRLAAKTQVLSPASTADFARNRLTHSLEVAQVGRELASALGVSADVVDTACLSHDLGHPPFGHNGERALNDWAADIGGFEGNAQSLRILTRLEAKVLDDSDHSVGLNLTRASLDATCKYPWTVDSPLPDPGGRLKFGVYPDDEPVFRWMRDGAPGRLRCIEAEIMDLSDDIGYSVHDFEDAIVNGYLDIAHLSDPAEHDALVSRIQQWVGYDFTREELADALYRLTRQPMWLNTFDRSRRDLARLKNLTSDLIGRFARASVAATREAYPGPSLARYHGHVVVPRVVESEIAVLKGIMGQAIVTIDARKGVYKEQRRVLTRLADALWSTDALWSAGADVLEPAFAADFVAATTDAERARVVVDQVASLTDQTAVDWHNRLVGEIDPAEVGIWTPRHVRPGAHRRPATRVPVEGAV, encoded by the coding sequence GTGGTGGCTGAGCCTTCCGCCCGCGTGCCGGCGGGATACGACCAGCACGACGCGGAACGCTTCTTCTCAGAGACCCACCGCTCCGAGCGCGACGACTTCTCGCGCGACCGCGCCCGCGTGCTGCATTCGGCCGCGCTGCGGCGCCTCGCTGCGAAGACCCAGGTGCTCAGCCCCGCCAGTACCGCCGACTTCGCCCGCAACCGGCTCACGCATTCTCTCGAGGTCGCGCAGGTCGGCCGCGAGCTCGCGAGCGCCCTCGGTGTCTCGGCCGATGTCGTCGACACCGCCTGCCTCAGCCACGACCTCGGCCATCCGCCGTTCGGGCACAACGGCGAGCGGGCGCTGAACGACTGGGCCGCCGACATCGGCGGGTTCGAGGGCAACGCGCAGTCGCTGCGCATCCTCACGCGCCTCGAGGCGAAGGTGCTCGACGACAGCGACCACTCCGTCGGGCTGAACCTCACCAGGGCGAGCCTGGATGCGACCTGCAAGTACCCGTGGACCGTCGACAGCCCGCTGCCCGACCCGGGTGGACGGCTGAAGTTCGGCGTGTACCCCGACGACGAGCCGGTCTTCCGGTGGATGCGCGACGGCGCACCCGGCCGGCTGCGCTGCATCGAGGCCGAGATCATGGACCTCTCCGACGACATCGGATACTCGGTGCACGACTTCGAGGACGCCATCGTCAACGGCTACCTCGACATCGCCCACCTCTCCGACCCCGCCGAGCACGACGCCCTGGTCAGCCGCATCCAGCAGTGGGTGGGCTACGACTTCACCCGCGAGGAACTCGCCGACGCGCTGTACCGGCTCACCCGGCAGCCGATGTGGCTGAACACCTTCGACCGTTCGCGCCGCGACCTGGCACGCCTGAAGAACCTCACCAGCGACCTCATCGGCCGCTTCGCCCGCGCCTCGGTCGCAGCGACCCGGGAGGCGTACCCGGGGCCGTCCCTCGCCCGCTATCACGGCCACGTCGTCGTGCCCCGCGTGGTCGAGTCCGAGATCGCCGTGCTCAAGGGCATCATGGGGCAGGCCATCGTGACCATCGACGCCCGCAAGGGCGTCTACAAGGAGCAGCGCCGCGTGCTCACCCGGCTCGCGGACGCCCTGTGGTCGACGGACGCGCTGTGGTCGGCCGGCGCCGACGTGCTCGAGCCCGCATTCGCCGCCGACTTCGTCGCCGCGACGACGGATGCCGAACGCGCCCGCGTGGTCGTCGACCAGGTCGCCAGCCTCACCGACCAGACCGCCGTCGACTGGCACAACCGCCTGGTGGGCGAGATCGACCCCGCTGAGGTCGGCATCTGGACGCCCCGCCACGTGCGCCCCGGCGCACACCGTCGCCCGGCGACCCGCGTGCCCGTCGAAGGGGCCGTCTGA
- a CDS encoding metallophosphoesterase family protein, which translates to MSRRAVITAGALGAVAAALPLGAHAAAASDASLSTPVSGRPGPQAPRLRFRSDGTFKVVQFNDTQDDERTDRRTVELMEKVLDQEKPDFVVINGDVITGGCETRLAVKQAINNVVWPMESRGIPWAVTYGNHDEDSLPQSGVDEAGMLEIYRSYEYNVNAESTRGLTGTGNTIVPIASAQTKRDAFELWLIDSGRYAPGAINGQNFDGYPTWDWLRMDQVAWYREQSQRLEKQQGRKVPGLMFIHIALWEHRFMWWGGVDTRTAADAARGKARHGIVGERNEDECPGPINSGMFNAILERGDVKGVFVGHDHINDYVGDYYGVKLGYAPGTGFGAYGLSGAERNRMRGGRVFELTEAGDDVAIATRVVYARDLGIDLTANDQPMEPLPLAPQQQEL; encoded by the coding sequence ATGAGCCGACGTGCCGTGATCACCGCCGGCGCGCTCGGCGCCGTCGCAGCCGCACTGCCGCTCGGCGCCCACGCCGCAGCCGCGAGCGACGCCTCCCTGTCCACCCCCGTCTCGGGGCGTCCGGGACCGCAGGCGCCGCGTCTGCGCTTCCGCTCCGACGGGACCTTCAAGGTCGTGCAGTTCAACGACACACAGGATGACGAGCGCACCGACCGGCGCACCGTCGAGCTGATGGAGAAGGTGCTCGACCAGGAGAAGCCCGATTTCGTCGTCATCAACGGCGATGTCATCACGGGCGGCTGCGAGACCCGTCTCGCGGTCAAGCAGGCGATCAACAACGTGGTCTGGCCGATGGAGTCGCGCGGCATCCCGTGGGCGGTCACCTACGGCAACCACGACGAGGACTCCCTGCCGCAGTCCGGCGTCGATGAGGCCGGGATGCTCGAGATCTACCGGTCGTACGAGTACAACGTGAACGCCGAGAGCACGCGCGGTCTGACCGGAACCGGCAACACGATCGTGCCGATCGCGTCGGCGCAGACCAAGCGCGACGCGTTCGAGCTGTGGCTGATCGACTCGGGGCGCTACGCTCCCGGCGCGATCAACGGGCAGAACTTCGACGGCTACCCGACCTGGGACTGGCTGCGGATGGACCAGGTCGCCTGGTACCGCGAGCAGTCGCAGCGCCTCGAGAAGCAGCAGGGACGCAAGGTTCCCGGACTGATGTTCATCCACATCGCCCTCTGGGAGCACCGCTTCATGTGGTGGGGCGGGGTGGACACCCGCACGGCGGCCGACGCCGCTCGGGGCAAGGCCCGGCACGGCATCGTCGGTGAGCGCAACGAGGACGAGTGCCCCGGCCCGATCAACTCGGGAATGTTCAACGCGATCCTCGAGCGCGGTGATGTGAAGGGCGTCTTCGTCGGCCACGATCACATCAACGACTACGTGGGCGACTACTACGGCGTCAAGCTCGGCTACGCCCCTGGCACCGGATTCGGCGCCTACGGCCTTTCGGGTGCGGAGCGCAACCGCATGCGCGGTGGCCGGGTGTTCGAGCTCACCGAGGCGGGCGACGACGTCGCCATCGCGACCCGCGTCGTGTACGCGCGTGACCTCGGAATCGACCTGACGGCGAACGACCAGCCGATGGAGCCGCTGCCGCTGGCACCGCAGCAGCAGGAGCTCTGA
- a CDS encoding glutathione peroxidase: MTDSTIRQIPFSDASGAQKTLDDYGSGAVLIVNVASRCGNTPQYEQLEQLQRAYGERGLTVLGFPCNQFMGQEPGTMAEILEFCSTTYGVTFPVNDKVKVNGRNAHELFKALKQTPDAQGKAGRVEWNFEKFLVGPDGSVQRFRPKQLPDAPEVVSAIEDALTASGR; the protein is encoded by the coding sequence ATGACCGACTCGACGATCCGTCAGATCCCGTTCTCAGACGCCTCCGGCGCGCAGAAGACCCTCGACGACTACGGCTCCGGAGCGGTGCTCATCGTCAACGTCGCCTCGCGCTGCGGCAACACCCCGCAGTACGAGCAGCTCGAGCAGCTGCAGCGCGCCTACGGCGAGCGGGGCCTGACGGTGCTGGGCTTCCCGTGCAACCAGTTCATGGGCCAGGAGCCGGGGACGATGGCCGAGATCCTCGAGTTCTGCTCGACGACGTACGGGGTGACCTTCCCGGTGAACGACAAGGTCAAGGTCAACGGCCGCAACGCCCACGAGCTGTTCAAGGCGCTCAAGCAGACGCCGGATGCCCAGGGCAAGGCCGGCCGCGTGGAGTGGAACTTCGAAAAGTTCCTCGTCGGCCCCGACGGTTCGGTGCAGCGCTTCCGTCCCAAGCAGCTTCCCGACGCTCCCGAGGTCGTCTCGGCGATCGAGGATGCACTGACCGCATCCGGCCGCTGA
- a CDS encoding DMT family transporter has protein sequence MGVSDQLIGVFQNPALLLGIPLALAGAVFMSLGAQYQHRGVEKVEKLTGVEGTTGLSSSQLKGLLTRPSWIIGTLMLGFAILCQLSAMAIAPLIVVQPLGAVALVVTTLLNARVSGHTPTRHSLIAIGLCLGGIFLFVTLAALYATERPISNEDLFIILTVLLVVIIVLGAFWLILRHRMRALFYVSGAGILYGFVATLAKAVISRIQAGDFEWLTVVCLIALIAAAAVGAYFVQTAYSSGPPDLVIAGLTVIDPIVAVLIGALVLGEADAAPVPVLIMFGVAGVIAVFGVFGLARYHPQVLSESQELGIRRGSGGGLSTGSGQATGAQGGPSTGSGTQPSTGPSRASGTQDDDDPYRDQ, from the coding sequence ATGGGCGTGAGCGACCAGCTGATCGGCGTCTTCCAGAACCCCGCGCTGCTGCTCGGCATCCCGCTCGCGCTGGCCGGCGCCGTCTTCATGTCGCTCGGCGCGCAGTACCAGCACCGCGGTGTCGAGAAGGTCGAGAAGCTCACCGGCGTCGAAGGCACCACGGGCCTGAGCAGCTCGCAGCTCAAGGGGCTGCTCACGCGTCCGTCGTGGATCATCGGCACGCTCATGCTGGGCTTCGCGATCCTGTGCCAGCTCAGCGCCATGGCCATCGCGCCGCTCATCGTCGTCCAGCCGCTCGGTGCGGTCGCCCTGGTCGTCACGACGCTGCTGAACGCGCGCGTCTCGGGCCACACGCCCACGCGTCACTCGCTGATCGCGATCGGACTGTGCCTGGGCGGCATCTTCCTGTTCGTCACGCTGGCGGCCCTGTACGCCACGGAGCGCCCGATCAGCAACGAGGACCTGTTCATCATCCTCACCGTGCTGCTGGTCGTGATCATCGTGCTCGGCGCGTTCTGGCTGATCCTGCGCCACCGCATGCGCGCCCTGTTCTACGTCAGCGGTGCCGGCATCCTCTACGGCTTCGTCGCCACGCTCGCGAAGGCCGTGATCAGCCGCATCCAGGCCGGCGATTTCGAGTGGCTCACCGTCGTCTGCCTGATCGCGCTCATCGCGGCCGCCGCCGTCGGCGCCTACTTCGTGCAGACCGCATACAGCTCGGGCCCGCCCGACCTCGTCATCGCCGGACTCACCGTGATCGATCCCATCGTCGCGGTGCTCATCGGCGCCCTCGTGCTCGGAGAAGCGGATGCCGCACCGGTCCCGGTGCTGATCATGTTCGGCGTCGCCGGGGTGATCGCCGTGTTCGGCGTCTTCGGGCTCGCGCGGTACCACCCGCAGGTGCTCAGCGAGAGCCAGGAGCTCGGCATCCGTCGCGGAAGCGGCGGGGGCCTTTCGACAGGATCAGGCCAGGCAACAGGGGCCCAGGGCGGCCCTTCGACAGGCTCAGGGACCCAGCCGTCGACAGGCCCTTCGAGAGCCTCAGGGACCCAGGACGACGACGACCCGTATCGCGATCAGTAG
- a CDS encoding DsbA family protein yields the protein MSQPISIDIWSDIACPWCYIGKRNLEAGLSALATDADAPQVDITFHSFELSPDTPVDFDGDEVDFLAGHKRMPREQVEQMLAHVTNVAAGAGLEYRFDLLQHTNTVKAHELLHFAKAKGLQHEMEERLMSAYFTEGKHVGRIDDLVALAAEIGLEPDETRSALESAQYLEAVRADQAQARAYGINGVPFFVIDGQYGVSGAQPPEAFENVIRDVWAKKQQPAEA from the coding sequence GTGAGCCAACCCATCTCGATCGACATCTGGTCCGACATCGCCTGCCCCTGGTGCTACATCGGCAAGCGCAACCTCGAAGCCGGTCTCTCGGCACTCGCCACTGACGCCGACGCACCGCAGGTCGACATCACCTTCCACTCGTTCGAGCTGTCTCCCGACACCCCGGTGGACTTCGACGGCGACGAGGTCGACTTCCTCGCCGGTCACAAGCGGATGCCGCGCGAGCAGGTCGAGCAGATGCTCGCCCACGTCACGAACGTCGCCGCCGGTGCAGGGCTGGAGTACCGCTTCGACCTGCTGCAGCACACCAACACGGTCAAGGCGCACGAGCTGCTGCACTTCGCGAAGGCCAAGGGCCTGCAGCACGAGATGGAGGAGCGGCTCATGTCCGCCTACTTCACCGAGGGCAAGCACGTCGGCCGTATCGACGACCTCGTCGCCCTCGCCGCCGAGATCGGCCTCGAGCCCGACGAGACCCGCTCGGCTCTCGAATCCGCCCAGTACCTCGAGGCCGTGCGCGCCGACCAGGCGCAGGCACGCGCCTACGGCATCAACGGCGTGCCGTTCTTCGTCATCGATGGACAGTACGGCGTCAGCGGCGCCCAGCCGCCGGAGGCGTTCGAGAACGTCATCCGCGACGTCTGGGCGAAGAAGCAGCAGCCCGCCGAGGCCTGA
- the dusB gene encoding tRNA dihydrouridine synthase DusB, which yields MTLATASAPALRIGPIDLDVPVVLAPMAGITNTAFRRLCREYGAGLYVSEMITSRALVERNAITMRLIQHHESETPRSIQLYGVDPATIAEAVRIIVAEDRADHIDLNFGCPVPKVTRKGGGAALPWKIGLFADIVDRAVKAAGDVPLTVKMRKGINRDHLTFLDAGRAAEDAGAAAVALHARTASEYYSGHADWSAIGELKQAVTSIPVLGNGDIWSADDAVRMMDETGCDGVVVGRGCLGRPWLFGELADALGPGEAPAGPKVDATLQFVAQAFRRHAELLVEFFEDEDRGCKDIRKHVAWYFKGYPVGGELRAALARASTLQEIDDLLGTLGDAPYPGVGAEGQRGRAGSPKRTALPEGWLDSREIGEGVGAMMRGAEIENSGG from the coding sequence ATGACTCTCGCCACTGCATCCGCGCCCGCGCTGCGCATCGGACCGATCGACCTCGACGTGCCCGTCGTGCTCGCTCCCATGGCGGGCATCACCAACACCGCCTTCCGCCGCCTGTGCCGCGAGTACGGCGCCGGCCTGTACGTCAGCGAGATGATCACCTCGCGCGCACTGGTCGAGCGCAACGCGATCACGATGCGGCTCATCCAGCACCACGAGAGCGAGACCCCGCGCTCGATCCAGCTGTACGGAGTCGACCCGGCGACCATCGCCGAGGCGGTGCGCATCATCGTCGCCGAGGACCGCGCCGACCACATCGACCTGAACTTCGGATGCCCCGTGCCCAAGGTCACCCGCAAGGGCGGGGGAGCGGCTCTTCCGTGGAAGATCGGCCTGTTCGCCGACATCGTCGACCGTGCGGTCAAGGCTGCGGGCGATGTGCCGCTGACGGTCAAGATGCGCAAGGGCATCAACCGCGACCACCTCACCTTCCTCGACGCCGGCCGCGCCGCCGAGGACGCGGGTGCGGCAGCGGTCGCGCTGCACGCGCGCACGGCATCCGAGTACTACTCGGGCCACGCCGACTGGAGCGCGATCGGCGAGCTGAAGCAGGCGGTCACCAGCATCCCCGTGCTCGGGAACGGCGACATCTGGTCGGCCGACGACGCGGTGCGGATGATGGACGAGACCGGCTGCGACGGCGTCGTCGTCGGCCGCGGATGCCTGGGGCGCCCCTGGCTGTTCGGCGAGCTCGCCGACGCCCTCGGCCCGGGCGAGGCGCCGGCCGGCCCGAAGGTCGACGCGACCCTGCAGTTCGTCGCGCAGGCGTTCCGTCGCCACGCCGAGCTGCTGGTGGAGTTCTTCGAGGACGAGGACCGCGGATGCAAGGACATCCGCAAGCACGTCGCCTGGTACTTCAAGGGCTATCCGGTCGGCGGCGAGCTGCGCGCGGCACTGGCCCGCGCCTCGACGCTGCAGGAGATCGACGACCTGCTCGGCACCCTGGGCGACGCGCCCTACCCCGGTGTCGGCGCCGAGGGACAGCGCGGACGCGCGGGCTCGCCCAAGCGCACCGCCCTGCCCGAGGGGTGGCTCGACTCCCGCGAGATCGGCGAGGGCGTCGGCGCGATGATGCGCGGAGCGGAGATCGAGAACAGTGGTGGCTGA
- a CDS encoding diaminopimelate dehydrogenase, giving the protein MSIRIGIVGYGNLGRGVEQAIALNPDLRLVGVFSRRDPASVTTLRADTAVHRMDDLAGMRDETDVLVLCGGSKSDLPEQTPQLASMFSVVDSFDTHARIPEHFAAVDAAARAAGTTAIISTGWDPGLFSLQRLYGEAILPQGETYTFWGRGLSQGHSDAIRRVPGVAAGVQYTIPSDDAITQVRAGERPQLSTREKHTRECFVVLEDGADADAVREAIVTMPDYFEPYDTTVEFITAEELARDHAGVPHGGFVIRSGTTSAGTDQTLEFRLALDSNPEFTASVLVAYARAAARLAAAGGHGAKTPFDVAPGLLSPKTPEQLRAELL; this is encoded by the coding sequence ATGAGCATCCGGATCGGCATCGTCGGCTACGGCAATCTCGGACGCGGCGTGGAGCAGGCGATCGCACTCAATCCCGACCTGCGGCTCGTCGGCGTCTTCTCGCGCCGCGACCCGGCGTCGGTGACGACACTGCGCGCCGACACGGCCGTGCACCGTATGGACGACCTCGCGGGCATGCGGGACGAGACCGATGTGCTGGTGCTGTGCGGCGGGTCGAAGAGCGACCTGCCCGAGCAGACGCCGCAGCTGGCGTCGATGTTCAGCGTGGTCGACAGCTTCGACACGCACGCCCGCATCCCCGAGCACTTCGCCGCCGTGGATGCGGCGGCGCGAGCGGCCGGCACGACCGCGATCATCTCCACCGGGTGGGACCCGGGCCTGTTCTCGCTGCAGCGCCTGTACGGCGAGGCGATCCTGCCGCAGGGCGAGACCTACACGTTCTGGGGCCGCGGGCTCAGCCAGGGGCATTCGGATGCCATCCGCCGCGTGCCGGGCGTCGCGGCCGGCGTGCAGTACACGATCCCCTCCGACGACGCGATCACGCAGGTGCGCGCGGGCGAGCGCCCGCAGCTGAGCACCCGCGAGAAGCACACCCGCGAATGCTTCGTCGTGCTCGAGGACGGTGCGGACGCGGATGCCGTGCGCGAGGCGATCGTGACGATGCCGGACTACTTCGAGCCGTACGACACGACCGTCGAGTTCATCACCGCCGAGGAGCTCGCGCGTGACCACGCCGGCGTCCCGCACGGCGGGTTCGTGATCCGCAGCGGCACGACGTCGGCGGGCACGGATCAGACGCTGGAGTTCCGGCTCGCGCTGGACTCGAACCCGGAGTTCACCGCCAGCGTCCTGGTCGCCTACGCGCGCGCGGCCGCCCGTCTGGCCGCCGCCGGCGGCCACGGTGCGAAGACGCCGTTCGACGTGGCCCCCGGTCTGCTCTCCCCCAAGACCCCCGAGCAGCTCCGCGCCGAGCTCCTCTGA
- a CDS encoding ATP-binding cassette domain-containing protein, whose amino-acid sequence MPAASDIAIECSDLVIDRIGHGGVTRAVDGVTFTLHAGELMCVGGATGSGKSTLVAALAGVGDESLRVAGGRAEVCGIDIRKPGRRRRMLTALSGYVGQGAGANLPPRLTVGEVISEPVTSRERKVNTKALAIRVASLLDELHLPLGAASKFPYELSAGMRQRVAIARAFMLEPRVLIADEPLANLDLEVRPVVFEAITRRRTEQSMAALLVTNDAAFIRELDAEALLLRSGHVVARGIGKNLVWSPNAEADAAG is encoded by the coding sequence ATGCCCGCCGCCAGTGACATCGCCATAGAGTGTTCCGACCTCGTCATCGACAGGATCGGGCACGGCGGCGTGACCCGCGCCGTCGACGGCGTCACGTTCACGCTGCACGCCGGTGAGCTCATGTGCGTCGGCGGTGCGACCGGATCGGGCAAGTCGACCCTCGTGGCCGCGCTGGCGGGCGTCGGCGACGAGTCGCTGAGGGTGGCAGGCGGACGTGCGGAGGTCTGCGGCATCGACATCCGCAAGCCCGGTCGCAGGCGCCGGATGCTGACCGCGCTGAGCGGCTACGTCGGGCAGGGCGCCGGTGCGAACCTGCCGCCGCGGCTCACGGTCGGCGAGGTCATCTCCGAACCGGTCACCTCGCGCGAGCGGAAGGTCAACACCAAGGCGCTCGCGATCCGCGTGGCGTCGCTGCTCGACGAACTGCACCTGCCGCTCGGGGCCGCATCGAAGTTCCCGTACGAGCTCAGTGCCGGGATGCGCCAGCGCGTCGCCATCGCCCGCGCCTTCATGCTCGAGCCGCGCGTGCTGATCGCCGACGAGCCGCTCGCCAACCTCGACCTGGAGGTGCGTCCGGTCGTGTTCGAGGCCATCACCCGCCGCCGCACCGAGCAGTCTATGGCGGCCCTGCTGGTCACCAACGACGCGGCGTTCATCCGCGAGCTCGACGCCGAGGCGCTGCTGCTGCGCAGCGGCCATGTGGTGGCGCGGGGGATCGGGAAGAACCTCGTCTGGTCGCCGAATGCCGAGGCGGATGCCGCGGGCTGA